From Calditrichota bacterium, one genomic window encodes:
- a CDS encoding Na+:solute symporter codes for MELHIIDISIIAFYILLTIFIGFYISKKASKNINSYFLGGNSIPWYVLGVSNASGMFDITGTMWLVYITFVYGLKGAFIPWLWPVFNQIFLMIFLSKWLRRSNVMTGAEWIKTRFGVNKGANLSHIIIVIFALVSVIGFLAYGFKGIGKFSAQFLPWELSENTYALIFMGITTLYVVKGGMYSVVLTELIQFVIMTIASIAIGVIAINLVSPEALNAVIPEGWKSLAFGWQLDMDWSGILDSVNAKITGDGYSLFALFFGMMVFKGFLISAAGPAPNYDMQRILATKSPAEASKMSGMVSVALFFPRYMMIGGLSVLALVYFNGQLNAMGDNIDFELILPYALGNFVPVGLLGVLMAGLLAAFMSTFAATVNAAPAYIVNDIYKRFFNPKASDKKYVVMSYISSLGIVVVGVTFGFFVESINSVTQWIVNALWGGYAAANLLKWFWWRFNGFGYFWGMVTGLIASLFVPFLKPIIMEVFELTTLQDVYLFPIILVISLAGSIGATLLTPAEDMSVLKGFYSKVRPWGFWKPVHEAVIAENPNFVNDSSFKLDMFNVLIGIVWQTSMVVLALYLIIQDYYYTAFAVLVLALTSYILKKTWYDKLDTEEK; via the coding sequence AAGCGTCAAAGAATATCAACTCTTATTTTTTGGGTGGGAATTCTATCCCATGGTATGTGCTTGGTGTTTCAAACGCATCCGGGATGTTTGATATAACGGGCACAATGTGGTTAGTGTATATAACTTTTGTATATGGCCTGAAAGGCGCATTTATACCTTGGTTGTGGCCAGTGTTTAACCAGATTTTCTTAATGATTTTTTTATCCAAATGGTTACGGCGTTCAAACGTAATGACCGGGGCTGAATGGATAAAAACCCGATTTGGTGTCAATAAAGGAGCTAACTTATCTCACATAATAATTGTCATTTTTGCCCTTGTAAGTGTAATTGGTTTTCTGGCATATGGCTTTAAGGGCATAGGCAAATTTTCAGCACAATTTTTACCCTGGGAGCTTTCTGAAAATACGTATGCCCTTATTTTTATGGGTATTACCACTTTATACGTTGTTAAAGGTGGGATGTACAGTGTTGTGTTAACAGAGCTCATTCAATTTGTTATAATGACAATTGCTTCAATTGCGATTGGTGTAATTGCTATAAACCTGGTAAGCCCGGAGGCTTTAAATGCGGTTATTCCGGAAGGATGGAAAAGCCTTGCATTTGGATGGCAGTTAGATATGGATTGGTCGGGAATACTTGACTCTGTAAATGCTAAAATTACAGGAGATGGTTATTCGCTTTTTGCCTTATTTTTTGGAATGATGGTTTTTAAAGGTTTTTTAATTAGCGCGGCTGGCCCGGCACCCAATTATGATATGCAGAGAATTTTGGCTACAAAATCCCCGGCAGAAGCATCTAAAATGAGTGGAATGGTAAGTGTCGCATTATTTTTTCCACGTTATATGATGATAGGAGGCCTTTCTGTTTTAGCGTTGGTTTATTTTAATGGCCAGCTAAATGCAATGGGAGATAATATCGACTTTGAGCTTATCCTTCCTTATGCTTTGGGTAATTTTGTACCGGTTGGTCTGCTTGGGGTTCTCATGGCCGGGCTGTTAGCCGCTTTTATGTCAACGTTCGCAGCAACCGTTAATGCTGCGCCTGCATACATCGTTAATGATATATATAAGAGATTTTTTAATCCCAAAGCTTCAGATAAAAAATATGTGGTAATGAGCTATATATCTTCTTTAGGGATTGTTGTTGTTGGTGTCACGTTTGGTTTTTTTGTTGAGTCAATCAATTCCGTAACCCAATGGATTGTGAATGCTTTATGGGGTGGGTATGCTGCTGCAAATCTTTTAAAATGGTTTTGGTGGCGTTTTAATGGATTTGGATATTTTTGGGGAATGGTTACAGGTTTGATAGCTTCTTTGTTTGTACCATTTTTAAAACCCATTATCATGGAGGTTTTTGAGCTTACAACTCTACAAGATGTTTATCTGTTTCCGATTATTTTAGTTATTTCCCTGGCAGGAAGTATTGGCGCCACTTTATTAACCCCCGCAGAAGATATGTCTGTATTAAAAGGTTTTTATTCAAAAGTTAGACCATGGGGATTCTGGAAACCTGTTCATGAAGCAGTGATTGCGGAAAACCCAAATTTTGTAAACGACAGCAGTTTTAAACTGGATATGTTCAACGTACTTATTGGTATTGTTTGGCAAACCAGTATGGTTGTACTGGCTTTATATTTAATAATTCAAGATTATTATTATACTGCATTTGCAGTTTTGGTACTCGCTCTTACATCCTACATTTTAAAGAAAACATGGTATGATAAACTGGATACTGAAGAAAAGTAG
- a CDS encoding T9SS type A sorting domain-containing protein, whose amino-acid sequence MKILFFKPLNKLKTTFKMNRFLLIISLVNTSFSYGQYAIKSNYLVNTDKNISFIDSCATFWVATYDSIENGFASNVSRDGTVSDGYALKTMLSQTRNAYAMAKAFMITGDTSYIKYARGGLDFMYDHAWDSTHGGWYNEMARNGRILAQNETGTWNNGRKWSFMQHYALLGIASMVEATDNSKDIQALQNGFDVIDNYLWDQREGYVGYYDEADLDWSNPTGKGFTPTVDAITTNALNLYLLYGGEFYKERLKILGDNIIEHMIPAMESFEYGFPENYDSDWNPNLGSTFTFTGHFLKTAWCLARIYLIIPEQKYIDGSTLLLDEVLAKGYDDQYGGCYTNYNGLTGQRYNTNKEWWQMEQMFTAAIMNYYITGNELFLQKADETLSFYMKYFRDKVYGDVFGSTSRTGQALGTSKASYWKAGYHSVELAFYTYLYGNLFIHQKPAELYYYFPATDSARSISLYPLAIEDENLIVTNVLLNDSLFDDYNPITRELSIDSGEGGIFKVTFENIKTSTIISPQFEAPENFVLFQNWPNPFNPSTTIRFNLPSQQDVNLSIYNVLGKEIYTIVNTQLQSGEHNYYWDGFDKNNKKVASGVYFYILKATNYSKIKKMILVK is encoded by the coding sequence ATGAAAATTCTGTTTTTTAAACCACTCAACAAGCTAAAGACTACTTTTAAAATGAATCGATTCCTGTTAATCATCAGTTTGGTCAATACATCTTTTAGCTATGGCCAGTATGCCATTAAAAGTAATTATCTGGTAAATACTGATAAAAATATTTCCTTCATCGATAGCTGTGCTACCTTTTGGGTGGCAACATATGATTCGATTGAAAATGGTTTTGCCAGTAACGTCAGCAGGGATGGTACTGTAAGCGACGGATATGCTCTAAAAACGATGTTAAGCCAAACAAGAAATGCATATGCAATGGCAAAAGCGTTTATGATAACCGGCGACACAAGCTATATAAAATATGCGCGCGGTGGATTGGATTTTATGTACGACCATGCATGGGATTCAACCCATGGTGGATGGTATAATGAAATGGCCAGGAATGGAAGGATATTGGCTCAAAATGAAACCGGAACCTGGAACAATGGCCGGAAGTGGTCTTTTATGCAGCATTATGCCTTATTAGGTATTGCATCCATGGTGGAGGCGACGGACAATTCAAAAGATATACAGGCTTTACAAAATGGGTTTGATGTAATTGATAATTATCTCTGGGACCAAAGGGAAGGCTATGTTGGATATTATGATGAAGCTGATTTGGATTGGTCAAATCCGACAGGTAAAGGATTTACACCAACTGTTGATGCCATTACAACAAATGCGCTAAATCTTTATTTACTATATGGTGGTGAGTTCTATAAAGAACGGTTAAAAATTCTTGGCGATAATATTATAGAACACATGATTCCTGCAATGGAATCTTTTGAATATGGATTCCCTGAAAATTATGATTCTGATTGGAATCCAAATTTAGGAAGTACATTTACGTTTACAGGCCATTTTCTTAAAACAGCATGGTGTTTGGCACGAATCTATTTAATAATTCCTGAACAAAAATATATTGATGGATCTACTTTGCTGCTTGACGAAGTACTGGCAAAAGGTTATGATGATCAATACGGTGGCTGCTATACAAATTACAACGGCCTGACAGGACAAAGATATAATACGAACAAAGAGTGGTGGCAAATGGAGCAAATGTTTACAGCCGCCATTATGAATTATTACATAACCGGAAATGAATTATTCCTTCAAAAAGCAGATGAAACACTTTCTTTTTACATGAAATATTTTCGGGATAAAGTATATGGTGATGTTTTTGGATCTACCAGCAGAACGGGCCAGGCACTTGGAACATCAAAAGCATCTTATTGGAAAGCCGGCTACCATTCTGTGGAATTAGCATTCTATACATATCTTTATGGAAATCTCTTTATTCACCAAAAACCTGCAGAGCTGTACTATTATTTTCCTGCAACTGACAGTGCCCGATCAATTTCACTTTATCCACTGGCAATTGAAGATGAAAATCTAATTGTAACTAATGTGTTGCTAAATGACAGTCTTTTTGATGATTATAATCCAATAACACGGGAGCTATCAATTGACTCCGGTGAAGGTGGGATTTTCAAAGTAACTTTTGAAAATATAAAAACCAGTACTATTATATCTCCACAATTTGAAGCTCCTGAGAATTTTGTTTTATTTCAAAATTGGCCAAACCCCTTTAATCCTAGTACCACAATACGATTTAATTTACCCAGCCAACAAGATGTTAACTTATCGATTTATAATGTTTTAGGAAAAGAGATATATACAATCGTTAATACACAGTTGCAAAGTGGAGAACATAATTATTATTGGGATGGATTTGATAAAAATAATAAAAAAGTGGCAAGCGGAGTATATTTTTATATTTTAAAAGCAACTAATTACAGTAAAATTAAAAAAATGATATTAGTGAAATAA
- a CDS encoding glycosyl transferase, with protein sequence MKYGFFDDKNKEYVITRPDTPMPWINYLGSEKFFGIISNTAGGYCFYQDSRLRRLTRYRYNSIPLDSNGRYIYIADGDSVWNPMWKPMRVALDKYECRHGMGYTKIISEKNDLVVEITFFVPPGFNTEVWNVTVINKSQKVKNVKLWSFVEWCLWDAYDDMTNFQRNYSIGEVEVEKSTIFHKTEYRERRNHYAFFSCNQEISGFDTDRNQFIGVHEDLSNPLVIQNKNSKNSFAHGWQPIASHQLDLNLSAGEAKKLSFLLGYEENENENKHIAPGVINKEKFYSTQKQLKNEESISNSFNDLTSFWQGMQNKFQVNTEDDLVNRMANIWNPYQCMVTFNLSRSTSFYESGIGRGMGYRDSNQDILGFVHMIPDRARQRILDISATQLSDGTCFHQYQPLTKKGNADVGGGFNDDPLWLILSTSAYIRETGDTSILQEKVGFADIEKKDATLIDHLDISVKYTLDNRGPNNLPLIGHADWNDCLNLNCFSTTPGESFQLAEHESDGKTAESVMIAGLFCAACEDLSALYNNLGEKRKSKKMSGHAEDMRQVIMESGWDGDWFLRAYDANGNKIGSKECTEGKIFIESQGWCIMGGIGTENGVARKSLKSVKKHLSTDNGIMLQQPAYSEYHLELGEISSYPPGYKENAGIFTHNNTWIQIAETILGNGDQAMDYYKSVCPSSKESQIDIYKSEPYVYSQMSAGCDAAIPGEAKNSWLTGTAAWSFVVLSQYILGIRPDFDGLVIDPCIPKAWNEFTVEKQYRNALYKIHITNPDNISKGVSSICVDGKRIEGNMLPDFQDNKTHIIEVIMGK encoded by the coding sequence ATGAAATACGGTTTTTTTGATGATAAAAATAAAGAGTATGTTATAACTCGGCCTGACACTCCGATGCCTTGGATCAACTATTTGGGAAGTGAAAAGTTTTTTGGGATTATCTCAAATACAGCTGGTGGTTATTGCTTTTACCAAGACTCACGTTTGCGCAGATTAACGCGTTACAGATATAATAGTATCCCACTAGATTCGAACGGGCGATATATTTATATAGCAGATGGTGACTCTGTTTGGAATCCTATGTGGAAACCTATGCGCGTTGCACTTGATAAATATGAATGCCGGCATGGAATGGGATATACAAAAATTATTTCTGAGAAAAACGATCTTGTTGTTGAAATAACTTTTTTCGTACCACCCGGGTTTAATACAGAAGTTTGGAACGTAACTGTAATCAACAAATCACAAAAAGTGAAAAATGTTAAATTATGGAGCTTTGTTGAATGGTGCTTATGGGATGCATACGATGATATGACCAATTTTCAAAGAAACTATTCGATTGGTGAAGTTGAAGTTGAAAAGAGTACTATTTTTCATAAAACAGAATACAGGGAACGACGCAATCATTATGCATTTTTTAGTTGTAATCAGGAAATTTCAGGATTTGATACAGACCGTAATCAATTCATTGGGGTTCATGAAGATTTAAGTAATCCGCTTGTTATTCAAAACAAGAATAGCAAAAACAGTTTTGCACATGGCTGGCAGCCTATTGCTTCACACCAGTTGGATTTGAATCTTTCTGCAGGCGAAGCAAAAAAACTTTCTTTTCTGCTAGGTTATGAAGAAAATGAAAATGAAAATAAACACATCGCACCTGGTGTGATCAATAAGGAAAAGTTTTACTCTACTCAAAAACAGTTAAAAAATGAAGAGTCAATATCAAACTCATTTAACGATTTAACTTCTTTTTGGCAAGGAATGCAAAATAAATTCCAGGTTAATACGGAAGATGATCTGGTCAATAGAATGGCAAATATCTGGAATCCATACCAATGTATGGTAACATTTAATCTATCCCGGTCAACATCTTTTTATGAGTCAGGAATTGGTCGCGGTATGGGCTATCGTGATAGCAACCAGGATATATTGGGATTTGTCCATATGATACCGGACAGGGCCAGGCAGCGGATTTTAGATATATCAGCAACACAACTTTCTGACGGAACATGTTTTCATCAATACCAGCCGCTTACAAAAAAAGGTAATGCCGATGTTGGCGGTGGCTTTAATGACGATCCTTTATGGCTTATTTTATCGACATCAGCTTATATACGTGAAACAGGTGATACATCAATTTTGCAAGAAAAAGTTGGTTTTGCAGATATTGAAAAGAAAGACGCCACATTAATTGACCACCTTGATATTTCCGTAAAATACACCTTAGATAATAGAGGGCCGAACAATTTACCATTGATTGGCCATGCAGATTGGAACGACTGTTTAAACCTCAATTGTTTTTCTACAACACCCGGAGAAAGTTTTCAGTTAGCTGAGCATGAAAGTGATGGCAAGACTGCAGAATCAGTTATGATTGCAGGATTGTTTTGTGCAGCGTGTGAAGATCTTTCCGCATTATATAATAATCTTGGTGAAAAAAGGAAATCTAAAAAAATGTCTGGACATGCTGAAGACATGCGGCAGGTTATAATGGAATCTGGTTGGGATGGCGATTGGTTTTTACGTGCTTATGATGCCAATGGTAATAAAATTGGTTCAAAAGAATGTACTGAAGGAAAGATTTTTATTGAAAGCCAGGGTTGGTGCATTATGGGTGGAATAGGTACCGAAAATGGTGTTGCCCGGAAATCATTGAAAAGTGTTAAAAAACATTTATCAACAGATAATGGGATTATGCTTCAACAGCCTGCATACTCTGAGTACCATTTAGAGCTTGGGGAAATTAGTTCTTATCCTCCTGGTTACAAAGAAAATGCTGGAATTTTTACTCATAATAATACCTGGATCCAAATTGCTGAAACAATTCTTGGGAATGGTGACCAGGCGATGGACTACTATAAAAGTGTATGCCCATCGTCAAAAGAATCGCAGATAGATATTTATAAATCTGAACCATATGTATATAGCCAAATGTCTGCCGGGTGTGACGCAGCTATTCCGGGTGAAGCGAAAAACTCATGGTTAACCGGAACAGCAGCCTGGTCATTTGTGGTTTTATCACAATATATTTTAGGGATAAGGCCGGATTTTGATGGACTTGTGATAGACCCTTGCATTCCAAAAGCCTGGAACGAATTTACTGTGGAAAAGCAATATCGAAATGCGTTGTATAAAATCCATATTACAAATCCTGATAATATCAGCAAAGGAGTCAGTTCAATTTGTGTGGACGGGAAAAGAATTGAAGGTAATATGTTGCCGGATTTCCAAGACAACAAAACACATATCATAGAAGTAATAATGGGCAAGTAG
- a CDS encoding tetratricopeptide repeat protein codes for MSLLDYSGNKDLFINTPESNNKYYRINPDVAKRYFVNQTTVPTPSFDVFLKQKPKNGYRVFVLGGSSAAGFPYGNNMMFSRILEKDLQKRLTDKKVEVINLAMSAINSITLLDFMDEILEHDPDQILIYAGHNEYYGALGVGSNESIGNKRWIVSAYLSFRNFQTFDFLKDIITKTKNAFLKLFTGSTQKDPNETLMSRIVAEQVIPEGSELFDLGNKQFEENLKEIIVKAQKANVDIILSEVVSNLKGQAPFISLDSESPSADDFYAKAVQFETKEEWAKARESYILAKDKDVLRFRAHTKLNLIINKLGNEFQVPVVPMQKVFEANSPNGLMGHNLFLEHLHPNIKGYFIISNAFLSTMFKSNFSIEDISLKIKNWGISELDSVYGNLSVKSLKAGWPFKKGDLLNTFFDNYKPENEIEQLAFNVLTNPDFNLQTAHLQLASKYEEQGKLNKAFKEYQALINTIPNEISFYNKAATIKLKQKEFLEARSILKESLRYKRGLYALKWIGQIAIMQKQFNQAIRHLTEALKLDSNDEQIIFNLCRSYYFVKDFKNAENTFQRLKKTTTNPEYVSNIERIRERLVGFKN; via the coding sequence TTGTCACTATTGGACTATAGTGGCAATAAAGACTTGTTTATAAATACTCCCGAAAGTAATAACAAATATTATCGTATAAACCCCGATGTTGCCAAACGCTACTTTGTAAATCAAACAACAGTTCCAACGCCTTCATTTGATGTATTTCTAAAGCAAAAGCCAAAAAATGGATATCGTGTTTTTGTGCTAGGTGGATCCAGTGCGGCAGGCTTCCCTTACGGAAACAATATGATGTTTTCCAGGATACTTGAAAAGGACCTGCAAAAAAGGTTAACTGATAAAAAGGTAGAAGTTATAAACCTGGCAATGTCTGCAATAAATAGCATCACCTTGTTAGATTTCATGGATGAGATACTTGAACACGATCCGGATCAAATCCTAATCTATGCCGGCCATAATGAATATTATGGTGCTCTTGGTGTTGGCTCCAACGAGTCAATAGGAAATAAAAGGTGGATCGTAAGTGCATACCTTAGTTTTAGAAATTTTCAAACTTTCGATTTTTTAAAGGACATAATAACAAAAACTAAAAATGCATTTTTAAAACTATTTACTGGCAGCACACAAAAAGATCCAAATGAAACTTTAATGTCACGCATAGTTGCAGAACAGGTAATTCCGGAGGGAAGTGAGCTGTTCGATCTAGGTAATAAGCAATTTGAAGAAAACCTTAAGGAAATAATTGTTAAAGCCCAAAAAGCCAATGTTGATATCATTTTAAGTGAGGTAGTAAGTAATTTAAAAGGTCAGGCTCCATTTATTTCACTCGATTCGGAAAGCCCATCCGCAGATGATTTTTATGCGAAAGCGGTTCAATTTGAAACAAAAGAAGAATGGGCCAAAGCCAGGGAAAGTTATATTCTTGCCAAAGATAAAGATGTTTTGCGTTTTAGGGCGCATACGAAATTAAATTTAATCATTAACAAATTGGGCAATGAATTCCAGGTTCCAGTTGTACCAATGCAAAAAGTATTTGAAGCCAATAGCCCCAATGGATTAATGGGACATAATTTATTCCTGGAACATTTACATCCAAATATTAAAGGGTATTTTATAATTTCGAATGCATTTTTGAGTACCATGTTCAAATCAAATTTTTCTATAGAAGATATTAGCCTAAAAATTAAAAACTGGGGTATCTCAGAGTTAGACAGTGTTTATGGTAATTTGTCGGTAAAAAGTCTTAAAGCAGGTTGGCCTTTTAAGAAAGGTGATTTATTAAACACATTTTTTGATAATTATAAACCAGAAAATGAAATCGAGCAATTAGCATTTAACGTTCTAACCAATCCAGATTTTAACCTTCAAACTGCGCATTTGCAGTTAGCCTCAAAATATGAAGAGCAAGGGAAATTGAATAAAGCTTTTAAAGAGTACCAGGCATTAATCAATACAATCCCAAATGAAATTTCTTTTTACAATAAAGCCGCAACAATTAAACTTAAACAAAAGGAGTTTCTGGAAGCACGTTCCATTTTAAAAGAATCTTTACGTTATAAGAGAGGGTTATATGCTTTAAAGTGGATTGGTCAAATTGCAATTATGCAAAAACAGTTTAATCAGGCAATAAGGCATTTAACAGAAGCCCTGAAACTGGATTCAAATGATGAGCAAATTATTTTTAATTTATGCAGAAGTTATTACTTTGTTAAAGATTTTAAAAATGCAGAAAACACGTTTCAAAGATTGAAAAAGACAACGACCAATCCGGAATATGTTTCCAATATTGAACGTATAAGGGAACGGCTTGTGGGCTTTAAGAATTAG